Below is a genomic region from Panthera tigris isolate Pti1 chromosome E1, P.tigris_Pti1_mat1.1, whole genome shotgun sequence.
GAGCTACCTACAAAGACGTGTCATGGAAACCTTCACCATGCAATGCCTTGAACTCAGCTCTGGCTGCTCCCAAGAAAAGGTGGCTGGCTGGGGGCCTGGACACAAGCACAATGGGAATGGTGGAGCCACTGTGCAGAGCTACTTGAATAATCACTGGGTCTTCATCAACTCCTTTTATAACACAGACCACTCAAGGGCTGAAGTGTTGGTAACCTGCATTTCGGTGTCCAATGCCTCACAGCTGCTGAACCACCCTGAGATGCTTGTGGCCACGTGATGGCCACAGTCAGAGCTTTGAAAGTCAGTACCAAATGAATGCGTAATTGGACACCAAAAATCAAGTGTTACTTTCATGTTTCCTCACCCATACCATCTCACTTCTTCCTGCTGACTCTGATAATCTCCACTAAGCTGACCTGTCAGGTTTTTAGCTGAATGCATATAGATGCAGGCCAGCATCACTCTTGTTTTTCAGACAGACCTACTCTGTGGACAGGAAGGAGCCTAGCTGCTTTGTTTTTGTAGCACTTACTGGCTGGAGTTTTCTTTTGCCTAATCACTAACCAGAACACCTGGTTAGGGGGACTCCCCTCGATCCCTTCGGTCCCCAGGACCAGACAGAGAGTTAATTCTGGAAAATTTAGTACTTGAATGTACCTGCCTTATTGTGTACCAGCTTActggaaaaaaagatagaaaagccGGCTCCAGATCTCTCCTCCATTCACAGGTTATTTTGGAAATCCTGTAAGTTACACTTCCTgttctagtttatttttgtttttgttttttcctttggctgATTCCTGCTGAGTGGGGCCAGTTCCTCCTCAGGCTCAGGGCAGGTGCCATTCTCAGGCATGGCCTCCTTTCCATCCAGCGCAGCATCTCCGTCTCTGTTCTGTCTCCTCCAAATCCAAGATGATTTTAATTAGTACAGACATGTACAGTCTACAATTAAAGAGTGATTTGTACTAATATGATTTtgattcttcctcctctttgctgTCCTTTCAAGACACTTGCTGGAAAAAGCTTTAATGCACTTAGTTTTCCTTTAGGTTTTCTATGACTCAGATGTAAAGGACTTTCTCTGTACAGTATATTATCCAATGcatgtttgttctctctcccGATATATTGAACACCACACAGTTGTGAACTCGTGCAGTGGGGATGTCCCGCACCCCACAGAGGCATCTAGCCCCCTGTGTATAAGGAAAGACATTTTCCTTTGCTGTACTTGCTTGAGCAGTTGTATTGTCTGTACATGTGAGCTGTGTGAGGTAGATGTGAAAAGGTAAATGAATGCATTCTCCTGCCCATGTGTACAGATCGCCATCCGTACAATGAACTGTATGTATGAAAGCAAATGTACTTATTTATAAAGGGTAACACTTGGAAAAACACGGCGTTGTGGTGCTTTCTCCTTACGTTACGATACCTGCCCGGGGGGGCTGACTCAGGCTCCCCCTCACTGAGGCCTGCCGTGCCGAGGAGCCCTCCCCCAGGGACACGACTTTGGCAGGTTAAGACAGAGGCCACATTCCTGATGATTTGGTTGGTCTCTTGCGGAACAAGCAGAGTCACCCCTTTGGGCTCATATTCACTCAGCGAAGTGACTGAGCACCTCCTCGGAGTTGGGACAGCGCTGTAGGCGCTCGTGAGATCTGTGGCTAAGACAAGACGGTTCTAAGGGCCTTTCAGTGAAGGCTTGCAGCGCCCGCTGAGAAAGAGAGGCTTTTTCTTTGGTGAGTTTCTCTCCAGCCAAACCAAGGGAGCACCGAGCTCTTCTTGTTTCATTGTAGTAGCTGAGGCCCGCACCCCCGTCTTGCTGCCTGAAGCGGGCTGCGGTGGGAGCCCGAGGTGAGGGGACAGCCCCAGCTAGAGTCCTTGAGGCTAACTCCGTCAAAGCTTCTTCCAGTGGCTTCATCTTCTCTTCAGAAATCTGGCCAGAATTTGCCATCCTCACCGTCTAGAGAGCTAGACGGCTGCATTGTAAATGGAGAGGCTGCGGGTTTCCTGCCCGGCTGGTACCTCTCTGTCTACTGCAGGGACAAGCAAGGGAAGAGACCGCTTCCTCTAGACACCACGTTGTGCTGAACAAACATCCCTGTTGCATAACCACATCCATTTCCCCCAAACAGAGCCGGGGAAGCAGGAAAACTCCGGGCACGCAGTCACGCACCCTAGATGCCAGAGTGGCcttcagagaggagaggagaggactcCGGAAGCAACCACCTGCTTGGTCTGAAAACTTTGGGACTCGGGGGGTTCCAAACCCAGTAAGGTGAGGGACTCCTGAGGAGGTGAAGGAGAGGAGATGCGTGTCTAGAAGGAGAGGCGTGACCTTCGTGTCTGGGATCATTTGAATATTCACAAACACAAAGACCCTTGATCCAGAAGTGAGCACAAGAGCCGGAAGTGAGACAGCCTGCAAACGGGCCAGCTGCTTCTCCCCGCACACTGAGAGCCAGCTGTGATCTTGACTGAGCGATCAGCTTGGGACATGTATCATGCCACGTGCTTTGCATGCTTTTAAGCGAATGAAGTTTCGCACAGAAGCCTTGATTCAGGAGAAAGATTCTACAGATGCAGAAAGCAAAGACCTCTggagaacacagaaaataaagtaaatgttagGAAGGACTCCTGTTCCCCAAGGATTACTCCTCAGAGGATTTGCTGCAGGGGTCCCTTTAActagtgttttgttttaggtGACGGGAGCACAGTGTATCCCAGCATGAGATCCAGCCCAACTTCATATAAACACATCTCCTGCCTGGGTCTTAGGAACTGCTCTCAAGTGGAATCCCGCCTCGTTCTCAAACCTTTGCTCCTCTCCTTAAGGAATAAAGAGACATCTCTTTTAAAAGGTAGAAAGTTGAGTGACTACTAGGGAAAACTTCTTGCCGAGGCCCTTACCACGCTCCACCCTCCAGGCCACTGTCTCTGGGTTGGGAAAAGGGTTTCTCTAACCATGAGGAAGAGCCTCCCGCTCTGGGTCCAGAGACTGAACAGCCCCTGGGCCATGACAGAGATCACGAATCGCTTTACCTTCTGTGCCcagcgtggggggaggggaggttcaGTTTCTGTCGAGCCTGGTAGAACTAACTTCACATGTCTGATGCCGCTAAAAGCACTGGCCCCTTTTTTGCCAGGGTGAATGAAGAGAACAGGCCAGAGATCAGCTGTAGACATTTATTGAATCATCTGTTGCACCGACACTACATTGTACTTCACAGACAACTGGACACAggcaaagtaaaataaaccacAGTGGATCAGTTTCAGGGGGCCTCCTTAATCATCCAACATACACGTTGGCAAACAGACCAGTTTACAGATTTTTACTGCAAATTTAAGGTTCCGTTTCTCTAAGTGGCATTctgaggcggggtgggggtgggggggcgggtagaTACGCAGTTGTACTTTGGTAGTTTGTCCAAGCAGGAGTCTCTCCAGCTGTAAAATACCTGGCTATTCAGCGTGAGCCAGGTGGTGAAAGAATTGACGGAGCCCCTTCCTGGCGGAGCACGCGGTGTAGCCTCCAGACAAGCTGCggcggaggcagggaggctgggacaagggaggctgggacaagggaggcagggagaggctccGAGGGGCCTGGGCAGCCCTGCTAGGGAGGGCTCCGGACCTGCAGGCACCTGCTGGGAGAACTGGCGTTGTTGCCTAAGGCAGGGCCTGTGGCAAAGCGGAGGGTTAGAAATCTGAGCATCAGAAGCGGCCAGCCCCTTTCTCTAAGGCAGCGGTTAGGTGAGAAAAAGGCAACCATTTACAGAACAGTAGCCGGGCTTAGAAacctcattcatttcttcacttaAGTAAGCTGTGTCTGTCTCAAACTGTCATTTCCTCAAAGcccagaaaatgaggaaaacaagaaGAGAGCATTCCCCAAGTCCAAGAAGCACAAGGTCAATGCTCTGATCACGTTACTTCCAGACTGAATCCAAAGAGTGACTCAGGCGGCAGCATAACACACTTACACAGCTGGGGGGAATTAACCCAATTCCAACTCCGTCCCAACCTCCTGCAAAGTTGGGCCCAGGTAAGGGGATGAGGCTTTCCTCCTGGACAGAAGCAGGCGGCCCTGCCTTCCCCACTGAAAGGGAAAGGGAGCAACAGGgcagttttttgtttaaaaacaaaaacaggggcacctgggtggctcagtcggttaagcgtccgactttggctcaggtcacgatctcgcggtccgtgagttcgagccccgcgtcaggctctgggctgatggctcagagcctggagcctgcttcagattctgtgtctccctctctctttgaccctcccccgttcatgctctctctctgtctcaaaaataaataaacgttaaaattaaaaaaaaaaaaaacaagatgtatGCCCTCGGCCTCGAGTCAGAGCCAGCCTGTGAGGGCAGGGACACCGGGGGCACTGGTGGCCCGGGCCCCTGCAGGGAGTGGCCAGCCCACCACCCAGCCCGCCAGTGCGAGGGgccacctccttccccttctctcggCCGCCAAGTACAGTTTGTCTCAGTCCTGtgccctgtccctctcccagCACAGCATCTTGGGGCTGAGGACTGAAGAAAGGGGAGGCCAAGAGCACAGCTGGGCCGAAGCCACATCTCCAGAGCTTCCCAGGGGCcagtccctcccctctcctggggaACCTCGCTCCGAATACCAACATATTTTACACATAATATCACTTGCTCTACTGCCAAAGACTGGGCCCATTCACACCACCGTGTTATTCAGACTAGTGAGACTCCTGGTTTGAATTCAGTGTTACACAAAGCAAGTCTTGGCCTTGCCAGGCCTGTCGCTAAGCCCCAGTTTATCCCACAGCCTTGTGCTCTCTGCAGCCACTGGACACGGCCCAGCATCCGCTGCCTCAAGGGGAGAGCCACCCTGCATCTCCTTCAGGGATCTGTGCCTTTGTGACCAGGACTGACCACCCAAAACTCTACCCAAAGCTTCTTGATTTGAGGGGGTGACAGCGACAACAGGGGCAGGGGTCTGTGCATGACTAACAGGACTCTAAAGCAGCAGCAAGGAGAAGAAAGTAGAGGAGGTCAAGCCCTAAACCCCGGAAATCAGCGCTCGAGGGGGAACGCTGCCCCCACGGTCCCTACCGACACTGCCGAGCCCTCCCCGAGAGCCACCCGGCCTAAAGACGGCCTCGACAGGGCACGGCAAAGACGCCTATCAGAACCTCCCGGAACTGAGGAGGCCAGCCGCAGCCAGACCCTCCCCGTGGGACAAGGGCAGGCCGTCACTGGGAGCTGGGGCTGTCGCCCTCGGTCAGCGTCTTGAAGTCCATGGAGAGAGCTTGTTCCTCCGCCTGGGGTGGCCGTTTCCAGTCAGCGCGAGTCAAAATGTAGAGCACAGTCACGCCGAAGCCGGCCAGCAGCAAGCCCAGCATGTTGGCCAGGACGCCCTCAGGCTCAAACGTGCTATACTTGGCCCTGCAGGGTTCGGGTGGAAGGGAGAAGCCCCCCGAGGGGTCTCGGTCAGGCCCAAATGCCATTCACACCAAGGCCAGAAAGCTGGCGTGGTATTCCAGTCCCAGCCCCACCCGTCCCCCACCCGGAGAGGAAAACCACTGCTTCGCTAACTCCACAAGAAGCTGCCTCAgaaggcagaggcccagagacgCAGAGGGCGGGGCTCCGTCTCCCAAGGCCCGTGGGGGCACAGGACACTCACCCAAGTTTAAACAGCAGCGCCTCCTTCAGGCCCAGCAGGGCTGTGCCCACAGCGAGCAGGAAGATGGTGGCGCCAAAGAAGATGTGCTGCGGGCGGTAGCGGCTCCGCAGAGAAAACGAAGCTCCGGGGAACAGGAAGAAGCCAAAGCCCACGAGCCACTACAAGGAAAGGCGGGGTGGTGCCGGAGACCGAGCCGGCCGCGTCTGACCAACCCGAGGTCACCCCACGTAGGCCGTGTCCACACGCAGTCGGGGAACCCCTCCACCCACCGCTGGGCCTTCTTCATCtcgagagcaggggtggggggagcagcaaACGCTTATGGGAAAGGTCCTGGCCCCGGCACTCGAGGCCGATCTCGGTTCATCGCGCTCGAACGCTTGGAAGCCCGGGCCCGTGGCCAGACACATGTGCCGCGTCAGCTGGAAGGCGGCCTGGGCCTGAGGCACCCTCGCCTGGGAGATCCTGGCTTTCGTACCCACTTGGGGATCTGAAAGCAGCGTCCAACCGTGCTAAACACCTCCTTCACTCTCAGGCACACGCCCGGGAAAGCGGGCCCTTCCGTGGCACAGGCGGCCCCGCCGTGGCCtcgcgcgcccccgcccccccacccccaccccaccgccgaGGCGCGGAACCGCCCACCTGCACGAAGTAGAGAACAAACGCGAGGATGCCACACCAGCTGTGCAGGCTGTACAGGTCAGCGTAGCCCTTCTTCCTGTGGTAGTCGAACACCGCCACCAGGCCTGGACCGGAGAGAGGGGCCGTGTGAGGacagggctggtggggaggggagcgggtGAGGTGACCCAAGGGAAACCCAACCAGCCGGGACTTCTGGGATCTGGTCCCAGCTTGAGGGCTGCCAGCACCCAGCGTCCCAGCCGGGgatgcctggggggtgggggatcgCGGGAGGGAT
It encodes:
- the LOC102965412 gene encoding transmembrane ascorbate-dependent reductase CYB561, which produces MESHAGLAATPRALPYYVAFSQLLGLIAVATTGAWLGLYRGGIAWQGVLQFNVHPLCMVIGLIFLQGDALLVYRVFRNETKRTTKVLHGLLHVFAFIIALVGLVAVFDYHRKKGYADLYSLHSWCGILAFVLYFVQWLVGFGFFLFPGASFSLRSRYRPQHIFFGATIFLLAVGTALLGLKEALLFKLGAKYSTFEPEGVLANMLGLLLAGFGVTVLYILTRADWKRPPQAEEQALSMDFKTLTEGDSPSSQ